AAATCCGCCCGGCGGACTGCCCACGAGACTCTCGGTCCCGTTTTTGACCAGAACAGCCAGCAGATGGACCGACGCGGCCCTTACTATTCCAGAGGGAGTACTGGAGAAAAATGCCTTCCCCAGGAATCCTGCCGTCCGGAGCATATTCACCCAACCGAGCCTCTCCATAATCGGTTTCCACGACCTCATCCAGTCCACGACATGAATCTTGTCTGACCGGAATGCGGCAACATGCTGTAATCCTTTCCATGTCAAAGGCACTACGGCATCGTTTTCAAGAACGGCTGCACATCTGTTCCATGCTTCAAGGATATCTTCAACGCACTCAAGATAGATTTCTCTGAATTCGCAGTCCAGGACCTCGATTATATCAAGGGAAGGATTCATCTTGAAGACACTCCATTTTCTAGTCTTCCTGACTATGACCCTTGTTATCAGGTCCCTGAAAGGAAGCGAATCACATCTCTCATCGAGATACGCCCATCTTTTCTGGTATCCTGCCATATATCTTTTCGAAGCTATGAGTGTGCCTGTCAATATGTCTGTATAACCACGCGCGATATTATAGAGAAAACCATATATCTCATCTTCTCCTTCAAGATCATCTCCTGGCCAGCATGTCAAAAGTGAGGCCATCCTGTTTTCCAGCAAAAGCAATCCCTCGCTCACCTCGATATCTTCAGGATCGAAAGAAGGCAACATATCGAGAATCGATTCTTTTCCATACAAAATTTGCCCGTGATTCTTCAATACGAAAATTCCGGGAGAAGGAGGAAAGGAACGCAGTTCATCAACATGAACGATGCCGACATCCACCCTTCCAATAAAATTCGCCTCCGGAATCAATGCCTCGCATGCCTGTCCCAGTTCCTTTCTGAGAGAGAGCGACTCCAGAAGTTTCTCCCTCGAGTTCAGGACCACAAGCAGATCTATGTCGGAGAGAAAGATCGGGTTTCCACTCTCAAATGAAATAGCGCCTTCACCAAGCGCGAAACTCCCTCCCAGAATGATTGCTTCTGTTTCCTCAAGTCCTATATTGTCGGCAAGTAGCGATCCGCATTCTCGAAGAAATCCATTGAAATGTCCGAGATACCAGTCAGACACGGGATTGCCTGAATCTTTCTTGTCTAGCTTGAAAAACCCGCATTCATCGTACGGCGTATTATCATGATTATCTATACCTGACAATTATACCCGCCTGTATATAAACTCGGGGATATAGTATTTTTTCTTGTTTAAGACAGAACCGATGAATTCTCCATCCAGTTTCTCAACCATGGTCATCGCTCTTTTTATCACTTCTCTCTTCGTCCTGCCTGCTTCTACAACTATTACAATACCCGTGGACAATGCCCCGATTATGGCTGTTTCGGGAGCCTCAAGTATCGCTGATGTATCTACCAACACATAATCGTAATGTTCGCCGACTGCGTTGATAAAGCTTCTCATCCTTTCGGAGTTAAATAGAGGCTGAGTGATGTCCGCACTTCTTATCGTTCCGATCGTTATGATATCCAGCGCACCTTCGTCCAGGACTGTTATCACTTCGGAAAGCTCAGCTTCACCCGACAGCAGATCCAGGACACCTTTCTCATTCTTCACACCGAATAGATCATGAATCTGGGGATTATTGACCGCGCAGTCGATTATCAGGATCTTTTCTGTTTCTCCAAGGGCCAGTACCCTGGCAAGATACGATGCGATCATCGTCTTGCCTTCACCCCCGACTGCGCTTGTAAACATCACAACGCGCGAATCACGCTTCTTGATCTCTGAATCGATGGCATTTCGAAGATTTAACAGAGATCTCCGGAAATTCTCATCCAGCCCCTTCATGAAGCTGGTCTTACCCCGGGATACAGATTTGGTGGTTCGTGGTATCGACACTTTTCCAGAACCGGACTTTTTTGCGGTCTCCGCTTTTCTAAGGGCGTCAAATATCTTGCTCAATTGATTTCCCTTCCATCCTGGAGAGCCTCTACATAGGCCCGTTCCTTCGATCCATCACCGGACTTTCCTTGCTTTCCAGATCTCTTATTCCTTCCCGTACTATCTTGCCGCTGATGGTCCTGGTGTTAGCCACATATCCGAGGAGGAGAACCCTGTCACACAACACATTGATGAGCCTTGGCGTGCCGCCTGAATAATGGTAGATCTCCTCAAGAGCATCATCCGTAAAAATCGGTCCTCCGTTATTAACAGATGCTATCTCCAGTCGGTACTTTATATACTTATTGACGTCCTCATGGCTCAGCATGGGGATCTTGCAGATGCCGGGGATTCTCTGCCGCAATTGACGCAATTCATTCAGGTTGAGAATATTCTCAAGTTCCGGTTGACCGACAAGCATTATCTGGATCAACTTCTTGTCACGTGTCTCCAGATTTGAAAGCATCCGCAATTCTTCCAGGACTTCGGGAGATAGATTCTGGGCCTCATCTATGATCAATACCGTATTTCTGTTGTTTTCGTACTGGGAAATCAGAAAACGGTTAAGAGCCAGAAGCATCTGCGCCTTGTTCATGTTCTCAGCATCGATTCCAAAATCATTGCAGATCAGATACAACAACTGATCGAAAGGAAAAAGGGTGGAGAAAACAAAGGCGACTTCCAGGGAAGGCTGGAAGAGGTCTATAAACGCATTCACTACCGTAGTCTTCCCGACACCGACCTCACCGGTGACTGCGATGAATCCTTTTTTCTGAAATACCCCATAAGTAATATAGGCCAAAGCATCCCTGTGGCTCTCGCTCCTGTATAGAAACTTTGGGTCGGGAGTGACGTTGAATGGCAATTCTTTGAATCCGTAATAATTTTCGTACATAGCTACTATTTACCGTCAAGGTCAGGGAAGCTTGAAAGCACCTGAAATCCCAGGGCATCCTCAGCTTCATTTACGTTCTTTATAGAATGGTCAAGATTATCCATGAAAAATGCGAAACCCAGCGCAATGACCATACTGAAAAGAGGTCCGAGCGCCATGCGCACATAATCCCTCGTCTTCTTCTGGTAAGCTCTTGCGGCTGGCGCAAGAATCGTCACTGAATAATCGGGGTTACTGGCCATATTTATCCTGGAACTCAGATGCTGCTCCTGAAGCAGATCAAGCCTTTCCTCCAGGATGCCCAGAGTCCTGTCAATACGATGAAGCTCCAATCCCTTCTCCGGATAGGCAGTCCTTTCATCCATAAGAGTGCCCATAAGATTCATCAGATTTTTTTCACGACCGGTCACGATCTCGAGTTTCCTCCTGTTGATATCTATTGAGCTCTGTATCTCCACTACCATGTAAGGGTACAGAGCATCTATCTGATGTTTGATTTTTTTCATTTCCCGGTGATCATCGGTATATTTAATGGAAAACTCCGATTCACGCAACCTCAGTTCGACCAATTCTTCCGCATACTGTTCAAGGCGCGATTTCCTCAATCCATCGCCTGTAATCGCAGCTGCGCCTGCCGCCAGCTCGCTTACATCCCTCGACTTGAACTCCTTGAGTGTTTCGATGACCTTTTCCAACTTTATCTTCTCGTCCCTCACCTCTTCCAGATCAGATCTATACTTTTCCAGTCTGGACAAGTTGGTTCTCACCTGGAAAGCAATATCTACCAGCCCCCATTTCTTTTCCACGCTGGTCTTTCTGTCTCTCCAGTATTCGAGATCGGCTTTTGCCGTGTTCATTTCGGACGTGAAGAAATCCTCCATCTCGGGAGGAGTGCGGACCTTCTGATAATATTCCTTGTAAG
Above is a genomic segment from Candidatus Latescibacterota bacterium containing:
- a CDS encoding AAA family ATPase, which encodes MYENYYGFKELPFNVTPDPKFLYRSESHRDALAYITYGVFQKKGFIAVTGEVGVGKTTVVNAFIDLFQPSLEVAFVFSTLFPFDQLLYLICNDFGIDAENMNKAQMLLALNRFLISQYENNRNTVLIIDEAQNLSPEVLEELRMLSNLETRDKKLIQIMLVGQPELENILNLNELRQLRQRIPGICKIPMLSHEDVNKYIKYRLEIASVNNGGPIFTDDALEEIYHYSGGTPRLINVLCDRVLLLGYVANTRTISGKIVREGIRDLESKESPVMDRRNGPM
- a CDS encoding CpsD/CapB family tyrosine-protein kinase, producing the protein MSKIFDALRKAETAKKSGSGKVSIPRTTKSVSRGKTSFMKGLDENFRRSLLNLRNAIDSEIKKRDSRVVMFTSAVGGEGKTMIASYLARVLALGETEKILIIDCAVNNPQIHDLFGVKNEKGVLDLLSGEAELSEVITVLDEGALDIITIGTIRSADITQPLFNSERMRSFINAVGEHYDYVLVDTSAILEAPETAIIGALSTGIVIVVEAGRTKREVIKRAMTMVEKLDGEFIGSVLNKKKYYIPEFIYRRV